TCCTTGTGCGGGAAGTCGAGGATCTTCTGGTCGTTGGTGTAGGAGTGGATGGTCGTCATCTGGCCGCGCTTCACGCCGAAGGCGTCGTCGAGCGCCTTGACGACCGGCGCGAGACAGTTGGTCGTGCACGAGGCGTTCGAGACGATGTGGTGCTCGGCGGGCTTGTAGACGCCCTCGTTGACGCCGAGCACCACGGTGACGTCCGGGTCCTTGGCGGGCGCGGAGATGACGACCTTCCTGGCGCCGGCCTCGAGGTGCTTCCCGGCGCCGGCGCGGTCGGTGAACTTGCCCGTCGACTCGACGGCGTACTCGACACCGAGGGCCTTCCAGGGCAGCTCCGCGGGGTCCTTCGCCGCCAGAACCCGGATGGTCTTGCCGTTGACGACGAGCGAATCGGCGCCGGCCTCGACGCTGCCGGGGAAGCGACCGTGCACCGAGTCGTACTTGAGCAGGTGCGCCAGGGTCCTGGTGTCCGTCAGGTCGTTGATCGCCGCCACTTCGAACTCCGGGTGGCCGGCGAGCGTGCGGAAGAACACGCGGCCGATGCGGCCGAAACCGTTGATGCCGATGCGGATTGCCATGCGCCTTCCCTCCCCTGCGGATGGTTGTGTCTCGCCGTAGAACCGCAATAATTTAGCAGAGTTATGGGGACAATGTCAAACCGCGCACCCGCCGCCGGACAGCCGCGGAGCCGCCCGCGGCGTATACTCTCCCCATGGCTTCCTCGCCGCCGCGACCGCGGGAGCCGTCCCCCCGCCTCCTCTGCGACGTCATGCTCGGGCGTCTCGCC
Above is a window of bacterium DNA encoding:
- the gap gene encoding type I glyceraldehyde-3-phosphate dehydrogenase — its product is MAIRIGINGFGRIGRVFFRTLAGHPEFEVAAINDLTDTRTLAHLLKYDSVHGRFPGSVEAGADSLVVNGKTIRVLAAKDPAELPWKALGVEYAVESTGKFTDRAGAGKHLEAGARKVVISAPAKDPDVTVVLGVNEGVYKPAEHHIVSNASCTTNCLAPVVKALDDAFGVKRGQMTTIHSYTNDQKILDFPHKDLRRARAAALSMIPTSTGAAKAIGIVLPHLKGKIDGFSMRVPTPNVSVVDFVCELGKASDDTGVNAALRAAAEGPMKGVLDYTEEPLVSVDFNGASCSSTVDAGCTKVIDGTFCKVVSWYDNEMGYSCRLRDLVRFMAAKG